The proteins below are encoded in one region of Ereboglobus luteus:
- a CDS encoding TrkH family potassium uptake protein encodes MLNAVLVLCALGSCALFVLLIGWPLSSQKELMLHVLTRVVLGVFVLQEIVRLLINPHRMQHLRERKLESALAVLVLLESLFSHHVDGLISGWIPDAKPGTIALFVLAFSQLTLIGLICLRGLRRIPALASRNLTPGGALILSFALIITAGMLLLKMPRATLDGISWIDALFTSTSAVCVTGLTVLDTSQAFTQEGQLIILGLVQVGGLGIMTLTYFFAHFLTGGVSFRNRIALQDLLSEENLGQIGMVLGIIVGFTFSFELAGAAAIYWSVDHLPGTGTIDRLFFAGFHSVMSFCNAGFSTVSDGLANTALRGNVGLVTAVMLLVTAGGIGFPVVKNFWQVAVAVVRRALRLRVAVPPRLTINSRVVLVTSLCLTVGGAVFIFFSEFVFAGSDTGGLPSWLAALFHSVTARSCGFNITDTRMHAPATIVILLFLMFIGGSPASTAGGVKTSTLAVAVLALRRVLLGRAEIEAFGRRVNDETANRALAVMLLAGAFFTLVLVVLCMLHPELSTMDMAFESISAISTTGLTRGIAPLLGGAGKCVMVLAMFVGRIGVLMVLLAIMPRRPQAAFRLPEGHIVIT; translated from the coding sequence GTGCTGAACGCGGTGCTGGTTTTGTGCGCGCTGGGCTCGTGCGCGCTTTTTGTGCTGCTGATCGGCTGGCCGCTTTCCAGTCAGAAGGAGTTGATGCTGCACGTGCTCACGCGCGTTGTGCTGGGTGTTTTTGTGCTGCAGGAAATCGTGCGGCTGCTGATCAACCCGCACCGGATGCAGCACCTTCGCGAGCGGAAGCTGGAGTCGGCGCTGGCCGTGCTTGTGCTGCTGGAGTCGCTTTTCAGCCACCACGTGGACGGATTGATCAGCGGCTGGATTCCGGATGCGAAACCGGGCACGATCGCGCTGTTCGTGCTGGCGTTTTCGCAGCTCACCTTGATCGGGCTCATTTGTTTGCGGGGGCTGAGGCGCATTCCGGCGCTCGCGTCGAGAAACCTCACGCCGGGCGGCGCGCTCATCCTGAGCTTTGCGCTGATTATCACGGCGGGCATGCTGCTTTTGAAAATGCCGCGCGCGACGCTCGACGGGATTTCCTGGATTGACGCGCTCTTCACCTCGACGAGCGCGGTGTGCGTGACGGGGCTGACGGTGCTGGACACGTCGCAGGCGTTCACCCAGGAGGGGCAGCTCATAATTCTCGGGCTCGTGCAGGTGGGCGGATTGGGAATCATGACGCTCACGTATTTTTTCGCGCACTTCCTGACCGGCGGCGTGTCGTTTCGGAACCGCATCGCGCTGCAGGATTTGTTGAGCGAGGAAAACCTGGGGCAAATCGGCATGGTGCTGGGCATCATTGTCGGTTTCACATTTTCCTTCGAGCTGGCGGGTGCGGCGGCGATTTACTGGTCGGTGGATCACCTGCCCGGGACGGGGACGATCGACCGCCTGTTCTTCGCGGGGTTTCACTCGGTCATGTCGTTTTGCAACGCGGGGTTCAGCACTGTGTCCGACGGGCTGGCAAACACCGCGCTGCGGGGCAACGTGGGCCTGGTCACGGCGGTGATGCTGCTTGTGACCGCGGGTGGCATCGGGTTTCCGGTGGTGAAAAATTTCTGGCAGGTGGCGGTGGCCGTGGTGCGGCGGGCGTTGCGTTTGCGCGTGGCGGTGCCGCCGCGACTCACGATCAACAGCCGCGTGGTGCTGGTCACGTCGCTATGCCTGACCGTTGGCGGCGCGGTGTTTATTTTCTTCTCGGAGTTTGTTTTTGCCGGGAGCGACACCGGCGGGCTTCCCTCGTGGCTGGCGGCTTTGTTCCACTCGGTCACGGCGCGCTCGTGCGGTTTTAACATTACCGACACGAGGATGCACGCTCCCGCGACGATTGTGATTTTGCTGTTCCTGATGTTCATCGGCGGCAGCCCGGCGAGCACGGCAGGCGGCGTGAAAACCTCGACGCTGGCCGTTGCGGTGCTGGCGCTGCGCCGCGTGCTGCTCGGGCGCGCCGAGATCGAGGCGTTTGGCCGCCGCGTGAACGACGAGACCGCGAATCGCGCGCTCGCGGTCATGCTGCTGGCGGGGGCGTTTTTCACGCTGGTGCTGGTCGTGCTGTGCATGCTGCACCCCGAGCTATCGACGATGGACATGGCGTTCGAATCGATAAGCGCGATAAGCACGACGGGACTGACGCGGGGCATCGCGCCGCTGCTTGGCGGCGCGGGTAAAT